A stretch of the Marinobacter sp. JH2 genome encodes the following:
- a CDS encoding NahK/ErcS family hybrid sensor histidine kinase/response regulator: MNGQPLPDDKDRRIAELEAENQRLRSIRDALIVRVESGAGHKPAPYAAFEHSVILAEQVRERTEALNLAMDELKASHKALSRAREEDETSRQRLSDAIENIADGFVLFDCDHRLIQTNSRFRSYWRHARVSVPKAGTHIDAVKALAESSGLIVEEHRQEDVEGVLFLLSNGRWVQMTERATREGGLVVLYSDITDVKNSEMTRRIKALEASERWIRVVTDHVPALIAYVGADLRVQFCNKVYQAWYGRNGVSPMGKHLEEVHSDEFYQRLLPQILEVLDGHSVNFEFEEAGEHGEQRFMLRSYVPNRDCTGAVTGFFVLIRDITDRRKTSIALEQAYDDLDHRVRERTAALTGLNQQLRDEIAERSAVEARLREAKQEAEQANLSKTKFLAAVSHDLLQPLNAARLFTSALLEHSFGPKAEGLVRSVSTSLDDVENLLGTLVDISKLDAGVITPDVTAFDLRDLLNNIAREFRQMASAEKLQLDFVPSSAVVQSDSQLLARILRNFLTNAIRYTGQGRILLGCRRQGDHVLLQVWDSGPGIPADKLTEIFQEFKRIRPNGAPADKGLGLGLAIVDKIARMLGHEVSVSSVEGKGSVFTVRVPVGERRHRLPASPRPQPVVHDSGLAGARVWVIDNDLAICQGMKTLLEGWGCQVITAVSAGDLEAQVDVADAPVDLVLADYHLDNDDNGVDAVAVINGQRSQPAPVLMITANYSNELKQHIRELGYLLMNKPVKPLKLRSVLSHVIRR, encoded by the coding sequence ATGAACGGGCAGCCCCTGCCGGATGATAAAGACCGCCGGATTGCGGAGTTGGAAGCGGAGAATCAGCGGCTTCGAAGTATCCGGGATGCCCTGATTGTTCGCGTGGAATCCGGTGCCGGACATAAGCCTGCGCCCTATGCGGCGTTTGAACATTCGGTCATTCTTGCCGAGCAGGTACGGGAACGCACCGAAGCCCTGAATCTGGCCATGGATGAGCTTAAAGCGAGTCATAAAGCGCTGAGCCGGGCTCGGGAAGAGGATGAAACCTCGAGGCAGAGGCTGAGCGATGCCATTGAGAACATCGCTGATGGCTTCGTACTGTTTGACTGTGATCATCGTCTGATTCAAACCAACAGCCGTTTCCGGAGCTACTGGCGCCATGCCCGCGTGTCGGTGCCGAAAGCGGGTACCCATATCGATGCGGTGAAAGCTCTTGCCGAGAGTTCCGGTTTGATTGTGGAAGAGCATCGTCAGGAGGATGTTGAGGGGGTACTTTTCCTACTCTCGAATGGTCGCTGGGTGCAGATGACCGAACGAGCTACCCGTGAGGGGGGCTTGGTGGTGTTGTACTCTGACATTACCGACGTCAAAAACAGTGAAATGACCCGACGCATCAAGGCACTTGAAGCAAGCGAGCGCTGGATACGGGTGGTTACCGATCATGTGCCGGCGTTGATAGCCTATGTCGGGGCCGATCTCAGGGTTCAGTTTTGCAACAAGGTCTATCAGGCCTGGTACGGCCGCAATGGGGTGTCGCCTATGGGGAAACACCTCGAGGAAGTGCATTCAGACGAGTTCTATCAGCGCCTGTTACCTCAGATTTTGGAAGTGCTGGACGGGCACAGCGTGAACTTCGAATTTGAGGAAGCGGGCGAGCATGGAGAGCAACGTTTTATGTTGCGATCTTATGTGCCTAATCGTGATTGCACCGGAGCGGTGACCGGTTTCTTTGTTTTGATCCGGGATATTACCGATCGGCGCAAGACCTCGATTGCTTTGGAGCAGGCATACGATGACCTGGATCACCGGGTTCGCGAACGCACTGCAGCGCTGACCGGCTTGAACCAGCAACTTCGCGATGAAATCGCCGAGCGTTCTGCGGTGGAAGCGAGGCTGAGGGAAGCCAAGCAAGAAGCCGAACAGGCGAACCTGTCCAAAACCAAATTCCTGGCCGCAGTTAGCCATGACCTGCTGCAACCGCTGAATGCCGCCCGGCTGTTCACCAGTGCTTTATTGGAGCACAGTTTTGGGCCGAAAGCCGAAGGGTTGGTGCGCTCGGTCAGCACCTCTCTGGATGATGTAGAGAATCTGCTGGGCACGCTGGTGGATATCTCGAAGCTGGATGCCGGGGTAATTACGCCGGATGTCACCGCCTTCGATCTCCGCGATTTGCTCAACAACATTGCCCGTGAATTCCGGCAAATGGCTTCAGCTGAGAAGCTGCAGTTGGATTTTGTGCCCAGCTCTGCGGTGGTGCAATCCGATTCCCAATTGCTGGCCCGCATCCTCCGGAATTTCCTGACCAATGCCATTCGCTACACAGGCCAAGGAAGAATTCTGTTGGGATGTCGTCGTCAGGGTGACCATGTGCTGTTGCAGGTGTGGGACTCTGGACCGGGCATTCCCGCCGACAAGCTCACCGAGATCTTTCAGGAGTTCAAACGAATTCGACCCAATGGCGCCCCCGCGGACAAAGGCTTGGGGCTTGGCTTGGCTATCGTGGACAAGATTGCCCGCATGCTCGGCCACGAGGTCTCAGTGTCGTCAGTGGAAGGCAAGGGCTCGGTGTTCACGGTTCGGGTGCCTGTCGGTGAGCGCCGACACAGGCTGCCAGCGTCGCCAAGGCCTCAGCCAGTGGTGCACGACAGCGGCCTTGCTGGCGCCAGAGTTTGGGTGATCGATAACGATCTGGCTATCTGCCAAGGCATGAAAACCCTGCTCGAAGGCTGGGGCTGTCAGGTAATTACCGCGGTATCCGCCGGTGATCTGGAAGCGCAGGTGGATGTCGCCGATGCCCCGGTAGACCTGGTGCTGGCGGATTATCATTTGGATAACGATGATAACGGCGTGGATGCCGTTGCCGTGATTAATGGCCAGCGCTCACAGCCTGCACCGGTGTTGATGATCACAGCGAACTACAGTAATGAACTGAAACAGCACATTCGTGAGCTGGGTTATCTATTGATGAACAAACCGGTAAAACCCTTGAAGCTGCGGAGTGTACTCAGCCATGTTATTCGCCGCTGA
- a CDS encoding porin, protein MNNKMRKSGLLLAVAVVMGGSAGAQAAVEIYNQDGTAFSADGYFNAFYVNRDDKVGDVRNSDVKMGFLPNTIGFNFSKEVGDLTLGGRSSFWSTINDSLQSPTDTSIDVRQLYATVDGDFGQVLIGKDFGLYARSNIFLDELLMGFGSPGAATGVSFGNIRTGYPYPNPSAQITYRSPDLGGLKVAAGIFEPANTTGAGSEQSLPRFEAEVTYSVDVEGLALTGWLNGRHQSSENATTEIDSKGVGYGLKAAVAGFSLTASGFKSEGDVPVLISDSVLASEDDADGYLLQGSYSLGANRFVVSYGETDSDQGDFDTENTSFAVFHDVNSNFKLVAEYNLFEQKTKSSDVTVVDTDTLAVGAIVTF, encoded by the coding sequence ATGAACAATAAGATGAGAAAGTCAGGGTTGTTACTTGCGGTAGCTGTAGTGATGGGAGGGAGCGCAGGGGCTCAGGCCGCCGTTGAGATCTACAATCAGGATGGAACCGCTTTTTCCGCGGATGGTTATTTCAATGCTTTTTATGTGAATCGTGATGACAAGGTCGGCGATGTTCGCAATTCCGACGTCAAAATGGGTTTTCTGCCCAACACCATCGGCTTCAACTTCAGTAAAGAAGTAGGGGATTTGACTCTTGGTGGCCGCTCTTCATTCTGGAGCACCATTAATGACAGTTTGCAGTCGCCTACCGACACCAGTATTGACGTGCGCCAGCTCTACGCCACGGTCGACGGTGACTTTGGTCAGGTGCTGATCGGTAAGGATTTCGGGTTGTATGCCCGTTCCAACATTTTCCTTGATGAATTACTGATGGGGTTTGGTTCTCCCGGCGCGGCGACGGGGGTCTCCTTCGGTAATATCCGCACCGGTTATCCCTATCCAAACCCTTCGGCGCAGATTACCTATCGGTCACCGGACTTGGGTGGCCTGAAGGTGGCTGCGGGTATCTTTGAACCGGCCAATACAACCGGCGCGGGCTCTGAACAATCGCTTCCTCGTTTTGAAGCAGAGGTTACCTACAGTGTTGATGTTGAAGGGCTGGCTCTGACCGGCTGGTTAAATGGTCGCCACCAGAGCTCAGAGAATGCAACAACGGAAATTGACAGTAAGGGCGTCGGTTATGGTCTAAAAGCAGCGGTAGCGGGTTTCTCGTTGACTGCGTCCGGTTTTAAATCGGAAGGGGATGTGCCGGTGTTGATCAGCGACTCTGTTCTGGCGTCAGAAGACGATGCGGATGGTTACTTACTACAGGGTTCTTACTCTCTGGGTGCGAACCGGTTTGTGGTGTCTTATGGCGAAACAGATTCGGATCAGGGCGATTTTGACACCGAGAACACCTCGTTTGCCGTGTTCCACGACGTCAACAGCAACTTTAAACTGGTGGCCGAGTACAACCTGTTTGAGCAGAAAACCAAGTCATCGGATGTCACTGTCGTCGATACTGACACCCTGGCTGTGGGCGCGATTGTAACCTTCTAA
- a CDS encoding ABC transporter ATP-binding protein — protein MTVEAINLSFRYGDKTVLDEVSFTLTSGRFHALLGPNGAGKSTLFGLLTRLLALHQGDVRLAGQSLQKQPADAMRQIGVVFQQNALDLDLTVSQNLHYHAALHGLSRKEARVQAELELERVGLQDRANDTVRTLNGGHRRRVEIARALLHQPSLLLLDEPTVGLDVASRKAINNHVRTLCEQDGLTVLWATHLIEEVREDDQVLILHQGRLLANGPGHTICKAEGASNLSDTFHALTGAG, from the coding sequence ATGACTGTCGAGGCCATTAATCTCAGCTTTCGCTACGGCGACAAAACGGTGCTCGATGAGGTCAGTTTCACACTGACCTCTGGCCGTTTTCATGCTCTGTTAGGCCCAAATGGTGCCGGTAAATCGACACTTTTTGGACTGCTCACCCGGCTTTTGGCACTGCACCAGGGGGATGTACGCTTAGCCGGGCAATCCCTGCAGAAACAGCCGGCCGATGCCATGCGCCAGATTGGCGTCGTGTTCCAGCAGAATGCTCTGGACTTAGATCTGACGGTGAGCCAGAACCTGCACTATCATGCTGCGTTGCACGGTCTGTCCCGCAAGGAAGCACGTGTGCAAGCAGAGCTTGAACTTGAACGCGTCGGCCTGCAAGACCGGGCCAACGACACCGTGCGCACCCTCAATGGCGGCCATCGCCGGCGAGTGGAAATTGCCCGCGCGCTGCTGCACCAGCCGTCCTTGCTGTTACTCGACGAGCCCACCGTCGGTCTGGATGTCGCCAGCCGCAAAGCCATTAATAACCATGTCCGAACCCTCTGCGAACAGGATGGCCTAACGGTGCTCTGGGCAACTCATCTGATAGAAGAGGTCCGCGAAGACGATCAGGTGCTGATCTTGCATCAGGGTCGGCTGCTGGCCAATGGCCCTGGCCACACCATCTGCAAAGCCGAGGGCGCCTCGAATTTGTCTGACACTTTCCACGCCCTGACAGGAGCCGGATAA
- a CDS encoding YVTN family beta-propeller repeat protein, producing the protein MRTAFTQTILAAMIGLSTPALASLAYVSNEKDNTLSIIDTETLEVVDTIDVGQRPRGILLSKDASKLYICASDDDTVQVLDLATRKITDTLPSGEDPEQFSLHPNDKHLYIANEDDAIVTVVDVETKDVLAQIDVGIEPEGMAVSPNGKWAVNTSETSSMLHWINTETFEIEKNIVIGQRPRHVEFSKDSKIAWASAEIGGTVHIIDVDKLEQTHELSFKVPGVSPDRVQPVGIELTSNGEYAFVALGPSNHVAVVDANTYEILDYLLVGSRVWQLDLDKDEKRLYTTNGVSGDVSVIDVDALKVIKSIKVGRYPWGVVVDPNS; encoded by the coding sequence ATGAGAACCGCGTTTACTCAAACCATACTGGCAGCCATGATCGGACTATCAACACCCGCTCTGGCCAGTCTGGCTTACGTTTCCAACGAAAAAGACAACACCCTTTCCATCATTGATACCGAAACCCTTGAGGTCGTAGACACTATCGATGTCGGCCAGCGGCCCCGCGGCATACTGCTGTCCAAGGACGCCAGCAAACTCTATATCTGCGCCAGTGATGATGACACCGTGCAAGTCTTAGATCTGGCTACCCGTAAGATCACCGATACCTTGCCCTCCGGAGAAGACCCTGAGCAATTTTCATTGCACCCCAACGACAAGCATCTCTACATCGCCAATGAAGATGATGCCATCGTGACGGTCGTAGATGTTGAGACCAAAGATGTTCTAGCCCAGATCGATGTTGGCATCGAACCCGAAGGCATGGCGGTTAGCCCAAATGGCAAATGGGCTGTGAACACCTCCGAGACCTCCAGCATGCTGCACTGGATCAACACCGAAACCTTTGAAATAGAGAAAAACATCGTCATTGGCCAGCGCCCACGCCATGTGGAGTTCAGCAAAGACAGCAAAATCGCCTGGGCCTCGGCTGAGATCGGCGGGACGGTTCACATCATCGATGTGGATAAGCTGGAACAAACCCATGAGCTGTCTTTCAAGGTGCCCGGGGTCAGCCCGGATCGCGTTCAGCCGGTTGGCATTGAGCTCACCTCCAACGGCGAGTATGCCTTCGTCGCCCTGGGGCCTTCGAATCACGTTGCGGTAGTGGATGCCAACACCTACGAGATTCTGGACTATCTGCTGGTCGGCAGCCGGGTATGGCAACTGGATCTGGACAAAGACGAGAAACGCCTCTACACCACCAACGGTGTCTCAGGTGATGTGTCAGTCATAGACGTCGATGCGCTGAAAGTCATCAAATCCATTAAAGTAGGCCGCTACCCCTGGGGCGTGGTGGTCGACCCGAATTCATGA
- a CDS encoding WS/DGAT domain-containing protein yields the protein MSQEQSHLMLPSDSAWLALEQPDNPMTITVMLRVEGLTAARFREFLSVYWVAWERFRYRPVWRAPAWYWQEDPTFNPARHLDIVQDRFDPAQLKHWVSARLNDPVPLYRPLWKFWLAPHAEGGAALLLRIHHCYADGLSLLGVFDQLCPSSPRQYPALYGAPEVPKLGQWTETAQQWLGLMLAQLGAAPAPHAGTSSGSAQKQVGKAVQSGARLVHKISEFLIEEEETPSDLKQPLLGRRSCSWSAPVALERFRKIAKSTHTTINDVLLACVAAAVRPKLGLTPEQLNDSVLHAAVPVDIRVQMPKGIKPEDGELGNCFGTVFVPLPVDGESALERLFRVKHETRKLKKSIQPGLAWGLTACAPLLPEVGRKPLADLFFRKASAVVSNVHGTPETRYLAGCAIKEQMFWVPQAGDIGLGVSVVSYAGQVQFGVVADEAVLAAPDAFLEDCLSELEQFSSES from the coding sequence TTGAGCCAAGAGCAATCGCATTTAATGCTGCCTTCGGATTCGGCCTGGCTGGCTTTGGAGCAGCCAGATAACCCCATGACCATCACCGTCATGCTCCGGGTTGAAGGTCTTACCGCAGCCCGCTTTCGAGAGTTTCTGAGCGTTTATTGGGTAGCCTGGGAGCGTTTTCGATACCGCCCTGTGTGGCGAGCCCCCGCTTGGTATTGGCAGGAAGATCCCACCTTCAACCCTGCTCGTCATCTGGATATTGTGCAGGATCGATTTGACCCGGCTCAGTTAAAACACTGGGTGTCCGCCCGTTTGAATGATCCTGTGCCATTGTATCGCCCGCTCTGGAAGTTCTGGCTCGCACCCCATGCCGAGGGTGGGGCTGCACTGCTGTTGCGAATTCATCATTGTTACGCCGATGGTCTGTCCCTTTTAGGTGTCTTCGACCAGTTGTGTCCATCCTCACCCAGACAATACCCGGCTCTATACGGCGCCCCGGAAGTGCCAAAGCTTGGTCAGTGGACGGAAACCGCACAGCAGTGGCTGGGTTTGATGCTGGCTCAGCTCGGTGCTGCACCTGCACCCCATGCGGGTACGAGTTCTGGTTCGGCTCAAAAACAGGTGGGCAAGGCTGTCCAGAGTGGTGCACGTTTGGTGCATAAGATCAGTGAATTTCTGATCGAGGAAGAAGAAACCCCGTCTGACCTCAAGCAACCGCTGCTTGGACGTCGTAGCTGCAGTTGGTCGGCACCGGTTGCTTTGGAACGCTTTCGAAAGATCGCGAAAAGTACCCATACAACCATTAACGATGTGTTATTGGCCTGCGTGGCCGCAGCTGTTCGCCCGAAGCTTGGCCTGACGCCGGAACAACTGAACGATTCGGTGTTGCATGCGGCGGTACCTGTGGATATTCGCGTTCAGATGCCAAAAGGCATCAAACCGGAGGATGGCGAACTCGGTAATTGCTTTGGTACAGTCTTCGTACCTTTGCCCGTTGACGGGGAAAGCGCGCTGGAGCGCTTGTTCCGCGTAAAACATGAAACCCGAAAGCTGAAAAAAAGCATTCAACCGGGACTTGCCTGGGGGCTAACGGCTTGCGCTCCTTTATTGCCGGAAGTTGGTAGAAAACCTCTGGCGGATTTGTTTTTCCGCAAAGCATCTGCGGTGGTATCCAACGTCCACGGCACGCCTGAAACTCGATACCTCGCCGGCTGCGCAATTAAAGAGCAGATGTTTTGGGTGCCTCAGGCCGGCGATATCGGCTTGGGTGTGAGCGTGGTCAGTTATGCGGGTCAGGTGCAGTTTGGTGTGGTGGCCGATGAAGCCGTTTTGGCAGCGCCTGATGCTTTTTTAGAGGATTGTTTGTCTGAACTGGAGCAGTTTTCCAGTGAGTCGTAA
- a CDS encoding response regulator transcription factor, with the protein MEPAYKILIADDHPLFREAISSVIASGFEGSEILETADLDSALEITRENDDLDLILLDLNMPGMHGLNGLITLRNEAPTIPVVIVSAEEDKQVVLQAITYGAVGFITKSSPRPQMTEAIQQILNGNVYLPSDIIRTGKESTQRRTRSEENLISPELLNSLTRRQLLVLERMAKGESNKQIAYNLNIAETTVKAHVSAILRKLGVHNRVQAILSAGDVDFSQYLKR; encoded by the coding sequence ATGGAGCCGGCTTACAAGATTCTGATTGCCGACGACCACCCGCTGTTCCGGGAAGCCATCAGCAGCGTCATCGCGTCTGGCTTTGAAGGCAGTGAAATCCTTGAAACCGCGGATCTGGACAGCGCCCTCGAAATCACCCGAGAGAACGACGATCTGGACTTGATTTTGCTCGATCTGAACATGCCGGGCATGCACGGTTTGAATGGGCTAATCACACTGCGCAACGAGGCACCCACCATTCCGGTGGTAATTGTCTCTGCGGAAGAAGACAAGCAAGTGGTGCTTCAGGCGATCACTTATGGCGCGGTCGGCTTTATTACCAAGTCATCGCCCCGCCCCCAGATGACGGAAGCCATCCAGCAGATATTGAATGGAAATGTCTATCTGCCTTCAGACATCATTCGTACCGGCAAGGAAAGCACGCAGCGGCGCACCCGCAGCGAGGAGAACCTGATCTCGCCGGAGCTGCTGAATTCCCTCACTCGCCGACAGCTGCTGGTTCTTGAGCGCATGGCCAAGGGCGAATCCAACAAGCAGATTGCCTACAACCTCAACATCGCAGAAACCACCGTTAAAGCGCATGTATCTGCAATTCTGAGAAAGCTCGGCGTTCATAACCGGGTACAGGCCATCCTCTCGGCAGGCGATGTGGACTTCAGCCAATACCTCAAACGCTAA
- the nosP gene encoding nitric oxide-sensing protein NosP — MGYHRFGEPIKSTEVEFLCSDNGVESEQSPRCPRALSMHADNQEPAVRTASVSIREPELAAAHLAEQLQHENLGCVLFFCSVEFDLERLGPAIQAAFPNARVYGCTSAGEITEQGYDRGCISALGFDARYFAIDCALIDEFDGFTLQNAQSVIDRLLNTCRDARLAPVKGNTFAITMLDGLSSREELVLATLNAALGSIPQFGGSAGDDERLAGTHVFFDGRFHSSAATVMLVNTPLDFRVFSTHHMQEQADKLVVTRACPETRTVFELNAEPAAEVYARTVGVPVAQLDREVFALQPLGVKVGGNYFVRSIQRVNPDGSLTFYCAVETGIVMTAMNPGSLLESVRAQLDASERVVGKPLVTLACDCFLRRLEAELTEQSDAVSAFLREHKVVGFNSYGEQFNGMHINQTFTGVVIGQPDFPG, encoded by the coding sequence ATGGGTTATCACCGTTTTGGCGAGCCAATAAAAAGCACTGAAGTCGAATTCCTCTGTTCTGACAACGGCGTAGAATCGGAGCAATCTCCCCGTTGCCCAAGGGCCCTTTCAATGCACGCAGACAATCAGGAACCAGCGGTCCGAACCGCCAGCGTTAGCATACGGGAACCAGAACTTGCCGCTGCGCACCTTGCCGAGCAGCTTCAACATGAAAACCTCGGATGCGTGCTGTTCTTTTGCTCTGTTGAATTTGACCTGGAACGCCTTGGGCCTGCGATTCAAGCGGCGTTTCCTAATGCGCGAGTCTACGGCTGTACGTCTGCGGGAGAGATCACCGAGCAGGGGTATGACCGGGGTTGCATCAGCGCGCTGGGTTTTGATGCTCGCTACTTTGCCATTGATTGCGCGCTGATCGATGAATTTGACGGCTTCACGCTGCAGAACGCACAAAGTGTGATTGACCGGTTGCTAAATACTTGTCGTGACGCCCGCTTGGCGCCCGTAAAAGGCAATACCTTCGCGATAACCATGCTTGATGGCCTTTCGAGTCGGGAAGAGCTTGTTCTGGCAACCCTGAATGCGGCTTTGGGTTCGATACCCCAGTTCGGTGGTTCTGCCGGAGACGATGAGCGTCTGGCCGGTACCCATGTCTTTTTCGACGGACGCTTTCACAGCAGTGCGGCGACGGTGATGCTGGTGAATACACCGCTGGATTTTCGAGTGTTTTCGACGCACCACATGCAGGAACAGGCGGATAAGCTTGTGGTAACCCGAGCTTGTCCAGAGACGCGTACCGTCTTTGAGTTGAACGCGGAGCCTGCTGCAGAGGTATACGCCCGCACTGTCGGTGTTCCCGTTGCCCAACTGGACCGGGAGGTTTTTGCATTGCAGCCCTTGGGGGTAAAAGTCGGGGGTAATTATTTTGTCCGTTCGATACAGCGGGTGAACCCTGATGGCAGTCTCACGTTTTATTGTGCGGTTGAGACCGGCATTGTGATGACCGCCATGAATCCGGGGTCTTTGCTTGAGAGTGTGCGGGCGCAGCTTGATGCCTCCGAGCGGGTGGTCGGTAAGCCTTTGGTGACTCTTGCCTGTGATTGTTTTTTACGGCGTTTGGAAGCCGAGCTGACCGAGCAATCGGATGCCGTCTCGGCGTTTCTGAGGGAACATAAGGTGGTCGGTTTTAACTCCTACGGGGAGCAGTTCAACGGAATGCACATAAACCAGACTTTTACGGGGGTGGTCATTGGTCAGCCTGACTTCCCCGGCTAG
- a CDS encoding ABC transporter permease, translating to MKAAHYWHCFIGIQAREWLRFWQQRTRFTSALVRPLLWLVVFAAGFRAVLGISIIPPYQTYITYETYIAPGLCGMIILFNSMQGALSMVYDRELGSMRVLLMSPMPRPFLLITKLLAMGVVSIGQVYVFLLLALLVDVEPPLWGYLAVLPALILSSLMLGAFGLLIATWVKQLENFAGVMNFVIFPMFFMSSALYPLWRMNEASPWLYWVCQFNPFTHAVEAIRFSLYLEWNPMAFGITTGVTVVLTLLATAGFRPHRTKILGTKST from the coding sequence ATGAAAGCCGCTCATTATTGGCACTGTTTTATCGGCATTCAGGCCCGAGAATGGCTGCGATTCTGGCAACAACGCACTCGCTTCACCAGTGCACTGGTGCGGCCACTGCTCTGGCTGGTGGTGTTCGCCGCCGGCTTCCGCGCGGTATTGGGCATTTCCATCATTCCGCCCTACCAAACCTACATTACCTACGAAACCTATATCGCCCCTGGCCTCTGCGGAATGATCATTCTGTTCAATAGCATGCAAGGGGCCTTGTCTATGGTCTACGACCGGGAATTGGGCAGCATGCGGGTATTGTTGATGAGCCCTATGCCACGGCCTTTCCTGCTGATCACCAAATTACTGGCAATGGGAGTGGTGTCGATCGGACAGGTCTATGTGTTCCTGTTGCTGGCACTACTGGTGGATGTCGAGCCTCCGCTGTGGGGCTATCTGGCCGTGTTACCCGCACTGATTCTCAGCAGCCTGATGCTCGGTGCCTTTGGGTTGCTGATCGCCACGTGGGTCAAGCAGCTGGAGAACTTCGCCGGAGTAATGAACTTTGTCATTTTTCCGATGTTCTTTATGTCCTCGGCGCTATACCCACTGTGGCGTATGAACGAAGCAAGCCCCTGGCTTTACTGGGTCTGCCAGTTCAATCCGTTTACCCACGCCGTAGAAGCCATCCGGTTCTCGCTTTATCTGGAATGGAACCCCATGGCCTTCGGCATCACAACCGGTGTCACCGTCGTTCTGACGCTATTGGCGACCGCAGGATTCCGGCCTCATCGCACCAAAATACTGGGCACCAAATCAACTTGA